The Xyrauchen texanus isolate HMW12.3.18 chromosome 25, RBS_HiC_50CHRs, whole genome shotgun sequence genome includes the window gggggcagcggggtctgcccaagggagacacaggtctgtctgtagggggaccgtacagtggaaaatacacacagggggattaatccacacaggggcctgtcctgtggagcacctattccagtacagagtagtttcagtacccgtagtgggtgtGGTCAGGGAATTCCTTAGCTGAATTCGCAGACTAGAGGGCTAAGGAGGAGTCAttcagggagccgagttagtgagGCCACCTGGGATAAGAGTGCACaagatcacctcagtggaggggaaaggcgctagatgcaagcggtaCACTCGGTCAGTTGTTcagcattaccgagttctaccggctcagacctgagagaacacgggatgaaaccgaacCAACCCTAAgactgtaaaatctcgtaaagatATTGGGTGTTGCGCAGCCCGcttctctgcatatgtctgctagggaggtgctagAGGTGCCAGAGCCACgaagatgccacacttctcgtcgagtgtgctcgaacccgcaaggggcggGCATAgactgggtgtgataggccaataaTATGGTGTCAATAACCCAGTGGgaaaacctctgtttggagacattcCGCtgttttgggtacgatgaagtaagggctgtagaaaccttcttcatctcggctggagggacaggctttatcGCGTCTTTGAATAGAAGGGTCGTAATCTCTGCatgcagggtgttggcgtcttcgaGTGCAACGAGATAAAGCTGGCACCGCCTAAAGGGggcaggggcctggcaaactgaatcgcatagccaggtcggatggtcctggccaaccagcgtgacaggttgggaagtgaaagccacgcgtccaagctccgtgcgaggggcactgaGGGGACGATTGTTTCTGACGTACCTGGCGAGGCTTCACAGCGGACGGAGCAGGCAATATGGCATCTGGAGGCAGAagcacgtcccgaggctctggtgctgagagaagactcaaaggACTTACCTTGCTCCAGTCTGCAGTCTGAAGAAGCGGTGCGGGGGCCGGCTGGAGTGGCGTtactttttaggaaggaaagccatgactgcAATGCTGCGATGGTAAgtttctcacagtgagaacacgaaccatccacaaatgccgcctcggtgtgatcgctgcccagacacacgaggcagcatctgtgaccgtcaggagcagagagaactcgaccgcatccaggaactacacaagggCGGAaggtcatctttataaagacgcgtcctgaaaaggacgttcaacgccactgtatattgctcttttagagaaataaactcttttagtgaaatattctcttttagaagcgctgtcaaagcgcccaggtcCAAAGCAGAACTGttatgcagagaaggagaaagccgccgatatgcgccatagatccaacagcatacactctgtagagatgaatggaacagagTCAGTGAATacagctgatcacacaaccgctcgtctccgaaggaaaaatctgaatggacagatgcatttccctccctatatacccgtatgtccgggggcgggacatgcaaaatctgtctgccaatttctcattggccttttctcaagtttagagatgtgcgaggctctcaagagagacccctagtgtcgcttctttgacacaacgtcgaagtgagcgacaaacGGGGAACAAGAGCGTGTTTCAATAAAAACCTCTTAGATTCTTGATAAAGTCCTCAAGCTTCATCTTGCGCTCCATCTTGACGTTTGGACTGTACATGTCTGTGTTGAGGAGGATGATGGCAAACGCCAGGATGAACATTGTGTCAGGGTTTCTGAACTGACGGACGATATCAGGGTTACAGATGCAGTAGCGTTGACTACAGgcacaaaaacatatttcacacatcAAGTTAGAAACTATTGAGTTCTAATATTGAGTTATTGAGGTTTCAAAAACATAATGCTACATAATGGTTAATAAAACATTTGCGAGGTGAGTTACAATGCATGTAACAAGAAAACTACAATAAGCATATAAATGGCACACAAATAcagaggaaaaacaaacaaacaaataaaagataaacaTGCAGTAATGTTGAAAGTAGTGCTGTGTAGTGGATGTATGTTGTGTGGTTTGACAACACCTGTATGCTTCGATCATTCGCTCCACCTTCTGTGCTTCACCCTGAACACGGATCTGAGACTGGAATTTACGCAGAGCTTCATCCAACTCTAACCCTGAGAAATCCATCTCATCCACCACAcaactacaacacacacacacacacacacacgcacacacacacgcacacacacacccacacgcacgcgtacgttggtgcggctattcttatgaggactctccatagacataatgatgtttatactgaatgaaatatagattctatcccctaaacctaaccctcataaaaaactttctgcatttttacattttcaataaaacatagtttttttatgttttttttaagtgatttgaattatggggatttATAGCataaaaccacatttatagcataatacccttgtaattaccagattgtaacataaaaaaaaggtCACAATCAAAGACTTCAATGTAACTTCAAATGTCATGTCTGTACATGCCAGCTGAACCCAACAGATGGCACTTTCCATGAACAGAGTACAAAATAGGGTCTGAAACACTTTTTTTCTTGCTCTATAAATGGTCAGTGAAAGGGATGTTTCACCTTCATAAATTGTCGGCATCAATAGGTCAAACTAAATATTACATGAGCTGTTATactttctgtttattttatatgtatgttttatttttccaagcATTACAAAAATGTGGTAATTTGTGTGATTTTGAGGTTTTATTTGCTGCATATTTTGGCTGCTGCCTGTTTTTTTCACACCCAAATGAAAAAGCTCAttttacacacatacagtgaGTGAACTAACTGCAAAATATTGGTCcaataataaaaagttatttttattaaataataaaagttcattccactagatggcagcaagtacaaGGAAAACAAAATGatcctctatcaccttccatcaaaatctacagatctgaaatgctgGTGGCACTTTAAAGCAGCAGATCACTCCCCATGTGCTCATCCATTGACAATCAGTCTATTTTATGATCCCATTGGTCCATTGAATTTCTCGGCCTCTGAGTAGACTAGAATATTCCATTCTAGATTccattgaataataaaaaatagattgCATTACTGAGAACAAGACctttcatttgaaatatgacttgactattttaataatatttgaaaaacttttataataatatttatatttctcaCCACAGGGTGGCGCTTATTTGCGACATGGAGGTTTTCAGGTGTTatcttgttattttatgtaacataaatgcaagcATTTTAGATTCTAAGCTTCATTATTGTACCACATATGACttatatattcattttttttattttttaacattaacatcTGGCCCCACTCTGCAGAGTTATACAGAGCTGAACaggttaaaatataaaatgaatcaaataaataaataaataaaactataccAGAATAGCAAACAGAGTCGCAAGTTAAAGGGTTTGTAAATTTAGCTTAATTAAGCTGTCACTCAGTGCTATATGCTAAATATTATGTTTTCAGTCATTACCTTCAAAATGGTATTTGTCTCTCTTAAAAATGTAATGGGACATCAAAGTGTACCCAGTTTCTGAAATGTGCATTATATTAAATAAGGGAAGTGACATGATGTAAACAGTGaacagtgaagaaaaaaattgcaaatactCACTCTAAGACATCCCTGTTAAATTGTTTCTGCCGGTTCCCGAGAAATTCCCCAATCATCTGCCTGCTCAAACCCTTCCTCTGTAAAAGAAAGTGGGCGACACCCACGGGCGTGTCGGGAATAAAGCCCCTCTCTGTCAGGTACTGTATGCCCTTCTCTGGCTTTCTGAAAGTGCATTATCACATCAAGTTACCTTCTTACTAACCTTACTGAAAACAAATATCAGGTGACATCACAGTCCATAAAGGACATGTAAGCCGAAAGAGAAAAACATTGCGGTCAGGTAATGACTTAATAATCCTGGCTTTGAAAGATAATTTCTGACTGAATGTGTACATAAAGTTCCTTGAAAGGTTAAACTTCTATACAACTGGCATTTGTAGCACTACTGTTAGCAACTAGCCACCATATACACAAAAAACACCATATATGTgtaatataatcaaataaaatacatactTATTAAAGAGGTTGAGGCCGATGCGGTACTGTCTCTTGCGGACGATGTCACTGCTGAACGCCGGTGAGTCCCAGCTATTGCGAGTGTCTTTGTGGTACGTCTGTTTGCTGAGAGCCTGTTCTCTCAAACTGTCTCTGGATGAGGCCTCTGAGTTGATTGTGTCGTTTGAGTTTGAATTGCTGTTGATACTGTCATTATCCCCATCTGAAAAGTCAGATTTGCTCTGCCGGTTGCCATTGGTGGCCAGGTGACACTCCACTTGCCGGTGTCTAAGTGGCTCCTCGTCTTGAGAAAGTGAGGGAACACTGGGAGGTAGTCCATGTGAGATGTTCTTGGATCTGGCCCATGGACCTGCTACAGTCTGTTGGTGAATGTCCTGTTGCTTGACCGAACCAAGTTCGGAGCGATCACTCATGTCCACTGAGCTGTTAATGGGTGACTCTATGGTCAGCAGGGGTAAATGGTCCATACTGGGCCGAGGCTCCTGGCATTCGAGGGATGGAGTGCTCCTGCAGCTAATGTCCGTGTCCACCTTGTCATCTTTGCCGTCCATGGACCAGTACTCTTGCGAGGAGCTGATGGACTGGGTGTGCTGCTCAGATTCCATGCTGGACGGCTGCTCAATAGAGCAGGAAGGCTGAACGGGTGGAGAGAACTCGTCTTCATTGATGAAGAGCGTTACATCGCAGACCTCAGGGTGAGGAagttcattttctttttgcatgtCCTCTGGATAAACCGCCTGCTCAGGTTGGACTTCCTCCCTGTGCAGACTTCGACAGTTCAGAGCATCGTCAATGGACTCCGCCAACGACTTCACCTGCCTGGAGAAAGCATCCTCCAGCTCTGTGATGGTATCCGTTAAATCGCTTTGAGATTCTGGGGCTTCCAAAATGGCAGGAACCTTCTCTCTAGCTTGTATCATGGTTCCTACTTGGCTGGTGTCATCCATAAGAGACATGTGCCTCCCCTCAAAAAAGGAGCTGTGGACTTTCTCAGGTCCATCAAAAGAGAACTGCATTCTCATGTTGGACAGAAGGATCCTGCGGGACATGCGGTTCTCTGACATAGAACTCCTGAGACGTTCAAAGTTCTTGTTCATTTGGTATTGGCGGAAAGCTGTCTGGATGGTGCGAGCAGCATGGCGAGTTATGAAACGGCCTCCATATTTCCGCTCAAGCATTTCCACCTTGGAAAACCAAGAAATATACGATAAAGAGCATAACAAAAAAGCAATGGAATCATGGGCTTACAATTAGGGGGAACAATTGATATAAACAAATGCTTTTAGAGCTTAAAAAGTTTGTAATACACAAACAATGTTCTCATGATTGAGGCGATAAACTAGAAAACAGAAGGTAGGTTAGGGATCTGAATCGCAAGTTCCATCACAAAACAATCTTATATCGATTCTCTTAGCCAGCGATCCGATGTTTGCCGATACATCATAGTCTGCTGTCATGTGATTTAAATTCGATTAAGGGGCCTGtgatccacaacaaaataaaagtacttcAGTTGTACTAAAGTTTAGTTCAGTGATTCACAATTGTTGGGTCAagacccaaaaatgggttgcagCACTGCTCTGATTTCTACAtttgcagacagcagggaaaaacaatgctgaatggaaataataaaatgcaactaaccacatAACCTTTAAAAGTCAtgagaaaacacttcccatatctttCGTTGTTGATATCGAAGGCACTGAATCTAATCAAACTCTAGAGGAcatgtaagccatgaaccaaaccaatatAAACTTTGATGAAAAAAGaggatttgaaaaaacaaaaacaaaggtacAATAGTGTTCTTAACGTCTAATGagagaatgaactacaatcccatgaagcattgtgaatgatgtaatcaaattgaACTATTGATTAAAAGTTGTTGATTCTAAGTATATtagcaatatattttaattttattgtaaaatattcagttatatacaaatatatcagtAGTTTGAAAGTGTAGGGAGAGCAACTCGATTGTGTCATTCACGGTGATTCATGGGAGtagcggtcgctgcagagctcttttggtgcagtTTGTTCACCATGATTCTCTGAGCGGTGGATCGTTCTCTTCAGGATTATGTGTTGTGTAGTTcgtcaccaggaattctgctattaaacatgcTTTTTAGAGAAGCTATGTGAATATGAAGTATAATGTGGACTTCAACAGAATCGTAtacatcgattaacaacctctgagctcatgaTATGTCTGTTTGTAacggtttaaaagttaaaaattattatttttatttacattcagaatcaactgttgtgctctataaacaattttggtactatGTTGGGTTGGGTTGATTACCAATGTAAAATCCGGGACCTGAAGCAAAACCGGTTGAGAAGCACTGGGTTAGTTCAAACTTCTTATTCACGTCATTGTACCTTCTTGTCCTGTAGGTCTGTGGAGAGCTCATAGCTTTCAGAGAGAGAGCGTGAGCGTTTTATGGCCTCCTCTTCAGCCTGTTTGCGGAGGATAGACTGTGAGTGCTGGAGTTTGGGTCTCTGAGGTCGTTGTGGGCCTGGATGGACGGTCTGGCCATACAGCGAGCTGTCAAACTGGTCTGGACTCAAGGAAGAACTGTGTGTCACAGGGCTACGTCCATATCCTGTACTGTCGTCCAATGAAGGGCCAGGCTCACTGCTCTGAACATCCCCCTCCACACTGTAGAAGACATGAAAAGAAAAGATTTATGGCATATTTACATGCTACAATTTAGCCTGTTGGAGGATAATAgaccagaatgtcatagagattGAAGATGAACTCTTTTGACCAGGATTAGTAAGCTACAGTACTACCTAGCAacaacacagaacaccctagcaaccacccagaacacatttGTGATCACCtaaaacactctagcaaccaccaagaacaccataacaaccacctagaacaccctagtatCCACCCAAAAAACCAAAAAGTGACCATAGCAACAATCCagaactcaaagtgctttacaaaggGAGCAGGAGACTCTCTTCGACTACCCCCAGTGTTCAGCATCCACCTGAAAGATGCAGTGGCAGCAATAGTATGCTCACAACACACCAGCTATCAGTGGAGAGAAGATAGAttagagtgatagagccaattcatggatAAGGGCCAATGAGGGAGTTTGGTTAGGACACGGGGTTTACACTCCCACTCTTTACAAAATGTGTATGACCACAGGGAGTCAggaggacctcagtttaacatgtCATTCAAAGGACGGAAGATACCACCTCGAACACACTAGCATTGCACTGCAGCCCccttttcagaaaatgtattaatctaGTTGTTTTTGCTGGAGTAAAATTAGACATTGAGGGGAAAAATCAGAACAATGAAGCTCATCTTTCTGATGTCAGGCCTAATTACATTCCTCCAGGCatcaaaagaaaacatatttataataaacatggtaacacattacaataaggttccatttgttaatattagtcaacaacattagataacatgaactaacaacaaacaatacttttacaacatttattcatcttttaATGTTCATTGCTTCATGTAAGTTCATagttgcattaactaatgttaacaaatacaacttttgatttgaaaatAACATTAATCATGATGAATTaatgctgtttattttatgttaactaatgttgttaattaatgttaatgaacagaACAAAggttgtttgttaacattagttaatgcactatgaactgtTTTTATTAACCAACatgaacaaatattaataaatgctgtaaaaaacatcttgttcattGTTCGTTTATAAAACagctaatgttaacgaatggaactttattgtaaagtgtaacactAAACTTTTAGTAATACGttaatagtataatatagtaaaataataTCAGTTTACAACACAAATACTCTCAACAGATCATGTTATTGTGTGTCCAGCATATTCAATCAAATATACTGAAGTTTAAGTTTCAAACATTCAAGTTAAGAAAGTGTCAGaccatcatatactgtatgtattattgGATTGCACATGTTCACCATACAAACTCAATAAAAGAAGACATTTACCCTGTATTTACTTAGACCTCATTCAGTCATGTCTATGAGCATTACTCACTCACTCTTCCTCTTCATAGCATTATGACGTGACTGTCTTCCAAAAAAAGAGTTTCTGCTCCCAAAGAAATCCCATTTCTTCCTCTTATCTGCCATTAGAAGCAATGAGTTCAAAGTGCAGAGAAAGTTCCCAAATAAAGTCCCGATCAAACCAATCATTTACAAACAACTACATCACGCATTGCGTAAAGCCATGAGCTCCTGCATGTTACTTATACTGATTAAATCAAGTATAACATATTAAAAGTTCCTTCAACAACTTCCTGACTGCCGTCCTGACACACAACCAGCACACAGTCATGCCTGCGGTCACATGCACGTGTGTACTGTACATAAGACTgagcaaacagttttcagtgaaACAGGACACGCTGAGCTGCGGTGTAAACCAAGCACACCTCATTAtgtaatgatccaaaacacagtaGATTGATGCAATGTAGAGTAAAGTACTGTGTATTAGCTCTAATTCATTAAAATatcacagtaaaaaaaagaattcaTATTTCTatgcactcaaagcgctttacatagtatagggggaatctcctcaagcACCACTAGTGTGCGGCATCCACCTGAATGATGTGACgtcagccatagtgtgccagaatcCTCACCACACACTagatattggtggagaggagagagtagagtgatgtagtcAATTCAAGGATgagattacaaaataaacacagtagATCTAGTTGGAACATGTTTGTATGCATCTGAACATTTAAGTGCAATTTAAGCTGACAATATAATGTGAGGGGCATTTTCATTATCACACTGACATTGCCCTACTTCATCTTTATTGATCATTTTTAAAGTCGTCCTGAGTCCAGTACAGAGATTACTTGTCCAGAGTTTTGAAAGGAATAGCacacccaaaattgaaaactgTCATCCTtaactcatgttgtttcaaacccatatgactttttcttttctttttgtggaacacaaagaacGTCTGTTCTCcagacggaaatgtcttgttgatgagagaggacaacagagaatggtcagactggtttgaactgataaagtctacagtaactctgataactgctctgtataattgagttgagaagaatatcatctcaatgctgttctgagatgcgggttggagctgttttggcagcacgaggtcaggtcaggtgcttttaatgttgtggctgatcggtgtagttTTAGGGCTTCTGTAAGTTTAGTAACAGGAATAGATTTAGTACTTAGTAAGGAAGTTCTAAAAtagtatttttgtttatgtttaagtgTCAACGCTTGCTATCAGAAAGTAGCACTTCTCAAAATGTCATGCACTTCTAATTTGTACAATACATGTACAGAATAAAGACTGCAACACAGTATGTTTTTCCCCTTAATTATGAGTTCACCTTTTAAAAATAAGCACAGGGTAAAGTTATGAGAGGACTAGACATCAGGGCTAGTTTAatgtccacacacacatgcacgcacgcacataaGCATGTACGCACGCGTGGAAATGTACTCAGGACACAGTGAAATTCACACTTCTTGTATAACATCTCTCGAGATGCTTCTCATACACCATCTGTGCTGGCAAACAGCAACGGTCTGCTCACTTGTGGGTGCTTCTGAGCCCACATACCATCACACCGCTTAACATCCATACtgccttttaaaatgtaaaacatttctcATGAAATTTATTTCAgctacacacaataacacacgaactgaaaaatattgcaaatgtataaatctaaatgtaaacaaaaagtagaaatatagaaatatagcatgataaatacagtacatgcagTAGGGCacaccagggctagttgtcacacattttactccaataaatatttctcaagtttatttttgaaagtcaatttctgcatagacacaaacattcaaatattacCTACAAAACAATTCAAGATTTTTACTGTTATTGCCCAGGAGGAATAGTGCTGTACTGGTCCCAGGCCATGTTGTCCTCTATATGGGGTAAACTGGAATATGTACACAATGGAATCTGCCATTAGACAGCCTATTACAGCAattaaacaagtaaataattacaaaacacaaaatcatTTATGAAACAGGATCAAtgtaaaaagtaaacaaaatatcaaactatgGTTTTGGCCAACAAACACTGTAttgaatgtattatatatatatatatacaatttaatacatacagtatgtgacttGCCCCAATGGAAATGTTACAAtctgaaattatgaaaaatactCTTGTCCTGAGCACATACTGCAGTTCAAACTATCTGTTAaaaaatctaccttcattatataGTTGACTGAATATTTGCCAGTGTAGTTTTATAGTGTTCACTCGTTTACCTAATTTTTATacaaaaatccatccatccatcttcaaccgcttatccgaagttgggtcgcgggggcagctgctccagcggggccccaaacttccctatcccgagccacattaaccagctctgactgggggaccccgaggcgttcccaggccagtgtggagatgtaatctctccacctaatcctgggtcttccccgaggcctcctcccagctggacgtgcctgaaacacctccctagggaggcggccagggggcatccttaccagatgcccaaaccacctcaactgactcctttcaacgcaaaggagcagcagctctacgcCGAGCTCCTcaaggatgactgagctcctcaccctatctctaagggagaaccccgccacccttctgaggaagcccatttcggccgcttgtactcgtgacctagttctttcggtcatgacccagccttcatgaccataggtgagggtaggaacaaaaattgaccggtagatcgagagctttgtctttcggctcagctctcttttcgtgacaacggtgcgatagagcgagtgcaataccgcccccgctgccccgattctccggccaacctcccgctccattgtcccctcacccgtgaacaagaccccgaggtacttgaactccttcacttggggaaatacctccttccctaactggagtacgcactccatcggtttcctgctgagaaccatggcctcagatttagaggtgctaatcctcatgcTAATGAGGATTAGCCCGaagtacttgaactccttcacttggggaaatacctccttccctaactggagtacgcactccatcggtttcctgctgagaaccatggcctcagatttagaggtgctaatcctcataatgagaaccatggcctcagatttagaggtgc containing:
- the iqsec1a gene encoding IQ motif and Sec7 domain ArfGEF 1a isoform X2, which gives rise to MIGLIGTLFGNFLCTLNSLLLMADKRKKWDFFGSRNSFFGRQSRHNAMKRKSDVEGDVQSSEPGPSLDDSTGYGRSPVTHSSSLSPDQFDSSLYGQTVHPGPQRPQRPKLQHSQSILRKQAEEEAIKRSRSLSESYELSTDLQDKKVEMLERKYGGRFITRHAARTIQTAFRQYQMNKNFERLRSSMSENRMSRRILLSNMRMQFSFDGPEKVHSSFFEGRHMSLMDDTSQVGTMIQAREKVPAILEAPESQSDLTDTITELEDAFSRQVKSLAESIDDALNCRSLHREEVQPEQAVYPEDMQKENELPHPEVCDVTLFINEDEFSPPVQPSCSIEQPSSMESEQHTQSISSSQEYWSMDGKDDKVDTDISCRSTPSLECQEPRPSMDHLPLLTIESPINSSVDMSDRSELGSVKQQDIHQQTVAGPWARSKNISHGLPPSVPSLSQDEEPLRHRQVECHLATNGNRQSKSDFSDGDNDSINSNSNSNDTINSEASSRDSLREQALSKQTYHKDTRNSWDSPAFSSDIVRKRQYRIGLNLFNKKPEKGIQYLTERGFIPDTPVGVAHFLLQRKGLSRQMIGEFLGNRQKQFNRDVLDCVVDEMDFSGLELDEALRKFQSQIRVQGEAQKVERMIEAYSQRYCICNPDIVRQFRNPDTMFILAFAIILLNTDMYSPNVKMERKMKLEDFIKNLRGVDDGEDIPREMLVGIYERIQKKELKTNEDHVSQVQKVEKLIVGKKPIGTLHHGLGCVLSQPHRRLVCYCRLFEVPDPNRLQKLGQHQREIFLFNDLLVVTKIFQKKKNSVTYSFRQSFSLYGMQVMLFENQFYPNGIRLTSAIPGADFKVLINFNAPNPQDRKKFISDLRESIAEVQEMEKYRIESELEKQKGVVRPSMSQSMSGLKKEAGSGTINRTSLDDTYAMGEGLKRSALSSSLQDLSEAGLHH